From one Lycium ferocissimum isolate CSIRO_LF1 chromosome 7, AGI_CSIRO_Lferr_CH_V1, whole genome shotgun sequence genomic stretch:
- the LOC132062170 gene encoding RING-H2 finger protein ATL54-like, with the protein MAFHDRKLMFESLDNSIGKICDYYCKQAEYFFMICPQQCLYICPSICVVEPPPPTEVPLSHSPHKSTIPVFLIILLSFLVIAVYIFCVYIIHKFRNSRTCSQPEQQVVEEQEQFSDIKTMGLKPSVISAITICKYKRGEGLIEGTECSVCLGEFQKDETLRILPKCNHAFHISCIDTWLRSHTNCPCVVPPLSSP; encoded by the coding sequence ATGGCCTTCCATGATCGAAAGCTGATGTTTGAATCTCTTGATAATTCCATTGGCAAAATTTGCGACTATTATTGCAAGCAGGCTGAgtatttttttatgatttgtCCCCAGCAATGTCTTTATATTTGCCCGAGTATTTGTGTAGTcgaaccaccaccaccaaccgAAGTTCCTCTTTCGCATTCTCCACATAAATCAACTATTCCCGTCTTCTTGatcattctactttcattctTAGTCATTGCTGTCTACATATTTTGTGTCTACATCATTCACAAATTCCGCAACTCAAGAACTTGTTCACAACCGGAGCAGCAAGTAGTAGAAGAACAAGAACAGTTTAGTGATATTAAAACAATGGGTCTTAAGCCATCAGTCATTAGTGCCATCACAATTTGCAAGTACAAAAGAGGGGAAGGACTAATTGAAGGAACAGAGTGCTCTGTTTGCTTGGGTGAGTTTCAAAAAGATGAAACTCTCAGGATTTTGCCCAAGTGTAACCATGCTTTTCACATATCTTGTATTGACACTTGGCTTAGATCACACACCAATTGCCCATGTGTCGTGCCGCCATTGTCATCACCCTAG
- the LOC132062790 gene encoding uncharacterized protein LOC132062790, with translation MAANSSSSYKIRSLVTLLHQYYRVRFNATSSQLQGIHGIVPTTRIGYGGSVSPGLRLISSGEYQIPNKTDQVKNEANKVPPEEPAPSKPNLFAWAKWLLGSIISIFLPFWKEKWDSFRRIEGEVEKVAEEVEEAADIVAALATKTENVMEGVAGTLPENSILKEAAIAVENASAVVAKDAQLTSNFIHKVEDVEQDLKDLEKMVEPIIEKVEEWECDKK, from the exons ATGGCTGCAAATTCTTCATCTTCGTACAAAATCCGAAGTCTTGTTACGTTGCTTCACCAATACTATAGAGTTCGCTTTAATGCTACATCCTCACAGTTACAGGGCATCCATGGCATTGTTCCAACTACTAGGATCGGTTATGGTGGCTCAGTAAGTCCAGGGTTACGACTTATCAGTTCTGGAGAGTATCAAATACCCAATAAGACGGATCA GGTAAAGAATGAAGCAAACAAAGTTCCTCCAGAAGAGCCAGCTCCTTCTAAGCCCAATTTATTTGCTTG GGCAAAATGGCTTTTAGGTTCCATAATATCAATATTCCTCCCCTTTTGGAAGGAAAAATGGGACAGCTTTCGAAGAATTGAAG gagaggtagagaAGGTGGCTGAAGAGGTGGAAGAAGCAGCAGATATAGTAGCAGCGTTAGCGACTAAAACGGAAAATGTAATGGAAGGGGTTGCTGGGACGCTGCCTGAAAATAGCATACTCAAAGAAGCAGCTATAGCAGTGGAAAATGCGTCAGCTGTAGTTGCTAAAGATGCTCAGCTTACTTCTAATTTCATTCACAAG GTTGAAGATGTGGAGCAAGACTTGAAAGACCTGGAGAAAATGGTTGAACCCATTATTGAAAAAGTCGAAGAATGGGAATGTGACAAAAAGTAG